Proteins co-encoded in one Bacillus paramycoides genomic window:
- the hcp gene encoding hydroxylamine reductase: MFCYQCEQTPTGGCKVIGVCGKNETIASLQDTIVFGLKGIAAYRTHAAQLGYTDGFVDATTQEALYMTLTNSNFNEQEHIDMAMKVGKSALRVMELLDEAHTNHFGVPEPVQITQNHVEGKAIVVTGHNLFALEELLKQTEGKEINIYTHSEMLPAHGYPQLKKYKHLKGNIGKAWYDQRRLFEKFTGAILATTNCVMPIKGLYSDRFFSYDIAGLEGVQKIENDDFAPLIQKALELPEVHMESDEQLVTGFHHNTVLSLAPEIIEAVKEGKIKRFFVIAGCDAPGKGGEYYRELATSLPPETVILTTSCGKFRFNDVEYGVVPGTEIPRYIDLGQCNNSISTVKIAAALADAFQCEVNELPVSIVLSWFEQKAVAILLGLFSLGIQDIRIGPKAPEFISPGVLDVLQETFGLKLITNAAEDMEMMLS; the protein is encoded by the coding sequence ATGTTTTGTTATCAATGTGAACAAACGCCAACAGGCGGATGTAAAGTAATAGGTGTTTGTGGTAAAAATGAAACAATAGCAAGTTTACAAGATACGATTGTATTTGGATTAAAAGGAATTGCTGCTTATCGTACGCATGCTGCTCAGCTAGGGTATACGGATGGTTTTGTAGATGCTACAACGCAAGAAGCATTGTATATGACATTAACAAATTCTAACTTTAATGAACAAGAACATATTGATATGGCTATGAAAGTTGGGAAATCGGCTTTACGAGTAATGGAGTTGTTAGATGAGGCACATACGAATCACTTTGGTGTTCCAGAACCTGTTCAAATTACACAAAACCATGTGGAAGGTAAAGCAATTGTAGTTACTGGTCATAATTTGTTTGCGTTAGAAGAATTATTAAAACAAACAGAAGGAAAAGAAATTAATATTTATACGCATTCTGAAATGTTACCAGCACACGGGTATCCGCAGCTGAAAAAATATAAGCATTTAAAAGGAAACATCGGTAAGGCATGGTATGATCAACGACGTCTTTTTGAAAAATTTACAGGTGCCATATTAGCGACAACGAACTGTGTAATGCCAATTAAAGGATTATACTCTGATCGATTCTTTTCATATGATATCGCAGGTTTAGAAGGTGTACAAAAAATTGAAAATGATGATTTTGCACCGTTGATTCAAAAAGCGCTAGAACTTCCAGAAGTACATATGGAGTCGGATGAACAGTTAGTAACAGGGTTTCATCATAATACAGTATTATCATTGGCCCCAGAAATTATTGAGGCAGTAAAAGAAGGGAAGATTAAGCGTTTCTTTGTCATCGCAGGTTGTGATGCACCAGGAAAAGGCGGGGAATATTATCGTGAATTAGCAACGTCACTTCCGCCAGAAACGGTTATTTTAACGACTTCTTGCGGAAAATTCCGCTTTAATGATGTAGAGTACGGTGTTGTACCTGGTACAGAGATTCCGCGTTACATTGACTTAGGACAATGCAATAATTCAATTTCTACAGTGAAAATAGCAGCCGCTTTAGCAGATGCATTTCAATGTGAAGTGAACGAATTGCCAGTTAGTATTGTCCTTTCATGGTTTGAACAAAAAGCGGTTGCGATTTTACTTGGACTATTTAGTCTCGGCATTCAAGATATTCGCATCGGTCCAAAGGCGCCTGAATTTATTTCACCTGGCGTGCTTGATGTATTACAAGAAACATTCGGTTTGAAACTGATTACAAATGCAGCGGAAGATATGGAAATGATGTTATCGTAA
- a CDS encoding DMT family transporter, with amino-acid sequence MLYITIAILAGVSIVVARIINATLAAKIGNWEGTFFNYITGLFFSMLFLIFSSDSLHIPMQTLQSIPIAVYLGGLVGVIVISLSNYITPKISAFYLTLLIFIGQLFAGTIIDFILSQELSMGKVIGGIFVLIGLTYNLLVDRPVKTLKHNQVQL; translated from the coding sequence ATGTTATATATTACAATCGCTATTTTAGCTGGTGTTTCTATCGTTGTTGCTAGAATTATTAACGCAACTTTAGCAGCGAAAATTGGAAATTGGGAAGGCACGTTTTTTAATTATATTACTGGATTATTTTTCTCTATGCTATTTTTAATTTTCAGCTCAGATTCATTGCATATTCCAATGCAGACGTTACAATCTATTCCTATCGCTGTGTACTTAGGCGGATTAGTAGGCGTTATCGTTATTTCATTATCCAACTATATCACTCCTAAAATATCAGCATTTTATTTAACGTTACTCATCTTTATCGGACAATTATTTGCGGGGACTATCATTGATTTCATCTTGTCACAAGAACTCTCAATGGGCAAAGTTATCGGTGGCATTTTCGTACTAATTGGTCTCACTTACAATTTACTCGTAGATCGCCCTGTTAAAACTTTGAAGCATAACCAAGTTCAACTATAA
- a CDS encoding DMT family transporter, whose product MKIKGDITLYNFLSVFIGVLIAVMLPLNGILSELIGKYTASVVIHLVGLIAVIFILIVNKNKIHFDKSIPLFLYSAGAIGVFTVLFNNISFSVLGASITIALSLLGQSIASIVIDHFGLLGMKVAKFEKKKLIGLCFISSGIIIMTIY is encoded by the coding sequence ATGAAAATTAAAGGGGATATTACATTGTATAACTTTCTTTCTGTCTTTATTGGTGTGCTCATCGCCGTTATGCTTCCACTGAATGGGATTTTATCTGAGTTAATTGGCAAGTATACCGCAAGCGTTGTCATTCACCTTGTCGGTTTAATTGCAGTTATCTTCATTTTAATCGTAAACAAAAATAAAATTCATTTTGATAAAAGTATTCCACTTTTTCTATATAGCGCTGGAGCGATTGGAGTATTCACTGTTCTTTTTAATAATATAAGTTTCTCCGTCCTTGGTGCTTCTATTACGATTGCATTAAGTTTACTCGGTCAATCTATCGCTTCCATCGTTATTGATCATTTCGGCTTATTAGGAATGAAAGTTGCAAAGTTTGAAAAGAAAAAACTAATTGGATTATGTTTCATCTCTTCCGGAATTATAATCATGACAATTTATTAA
- a CDS encoding amino acid permease, with the protein MANKELKRGLEARHIQMIALGGTIGVGLFMGSASTIKWTGPSVMLAYAIAGIFIFFIMRAMGEMLYMEPSTGSFATFGHKYIHPLAGYMTAWSNWFQWVIVGMSEIIAVGAYMQYWFPDLPAWIPGVIAMVILGAANLISVKSFGEFEFWFAMIKIVTILLMIIAGFGLIFFGIGNGGEAIGISNLWSNGGFFTGGFSGFFFALSLVVGAYQGVELIGITAGEAKDPKKTLTRAIQSTIWRILIFYIGAIFVIVTVYPWDQLSTIGSPFVATFAKVGITAAAGLINFVVITAAMSGCNSGIYSAGRMLYTLGVNGQAPKYFTKLSGNGVPLFGTVGVIIGLAVGVVLSYIAPKNLFVYVYSASVLPGMVPWFVILISQINFRKEKGAEMKDHPFKMPFAPVTNYLTIAFLIMVLIGMWFNDDTRISLVVGIVFLAIVTISFYAFGIGKRRPLDVPNDQEISSK; encoded by the coding sequence GTGGCAAACAAAGAATTGAAAAGAGGCTTAGAAGCACGTCATATTCAAATGATTGCTTTAGGCGGAACGATTGGTGTTGGCTTGTTTATGGGGTCAGCCAGCACGATTAAATGGACAGGTCCGTCAGTAATGCTTGCGTATGCAATTGCAGGTATTTTTATTTTCTTCATTATGCGTGCGATGGGCGAAATGTTGTATATGGAGCCGAGTACAGGTTCATTTGCGACGTTCGGTCATAAGTATATTCATCCGCTAGCTGGTTATATGACAGCGTGGAGTAACTGGTTCCAGTGGGTTATCGTTGGGATGTCAGAAATTATTGCGGTAGGAGCATATATGCAATATTGGTTCCCAGACTTACCAGCTTGGATACCAGGTGTAATCGCAATGGTTATTCTTGGCGCAGCTAACTTAATTTCTGTTAAGTCATTTGGTGAATTTGAATTTTGGTTTGCGATGATTAAGATCGTTACGATTCTATTAATGATTATTGCCGGTTTTGGACTTATTTTCTTCGGAATTGGTAACGGCGGAGAAGCGATTGGCATATCAAATCTTTGGTCAAACGGCGGTTTCTTTACAGGGGGTTTTTCAGGATTCTTCTTTGCTTTATCACTTGTAGTGGGTGCATACCAAGGTGTGGAGTTAATCGGTATTACTGCTGGTGAAGCAAAGGATCCGAAGAAGACACTTACAAGAGCGATTCAAAGTACAATTTGGCGTATTTTAATTTTCTATATTGGTGCTATTTTCGTTATTGTAACTGTGTATCCGTGGGATCAATTAAGTACAATTGGTAGTCCATTCGTAGCAACTTTCGCGAAGGTTGGTATTACGGCAGCAGCTGGACTTATTAACTTCGTTGTTATTACAGCGGCGATGTCTGGTTGTAATAGTGGTATTTATAGTGCGGGTCGTATGCTTTATACGTTAGGGGTAAATGGACAAGCGCCGAAATATTTCACGAAACTTTCTGGGAATGGTGTGCCTTTATTCGGAACAGTTGGCGTAATTATCGGTTTAGCGGTCGGTGTTGTATTAAGTTATATCGCACCGAAAAACTTATTCGTATATGTATATAGTGCGAGCGTACTTCCTGGTATGGTACCATGGTTCGTCATTTTAATTAGTCAAATTAACTTTAGAAAAGAAAAAGGGGCAGAGATGAAAGATCATCCGTTCAAAATGCCATTTGCTCCTGTCACAAACTATTTAACAATTGCCTTTTTAATTATGGTATTAATCGGAATGTGGTTTAACGATGATACACGTATTTCACTAGTTGTAGGTATTGTTTTCTTAGCTATCGTAACAATTAGTTTCTATGCTTTCGGAATAGGGAAACGACGTCCATTAGATGTTCCAAATGATCAAGAGATTTCAAGTAAATAA
- a CDS encoding cyclic nucleotide-binding domain-containing protein produces MKKVCNSIKLAGYMKQNNIDSFFSNDMNPYMELIFFKKNEFICRENEEIDYLYFFVEGKAKAFNTLSNGKSVLLCFYDSLQLLGDVELIHSQKTASNVQVMADSYCVGLPLGKVRNQLFHDAKFLRCICGSLAHKLNRLSKNSTINLLYPLENRLASYMLAAGERAVQHGNRIVFSGNLTETAELLGTSYRHLLRTLNIFCDKEIIKKNNGCFEVVNVDVLRELAADVYK; encoded by the coding sequence ATGAAGAAAGTATGTAATTCTATTAAATTAGCAGGGTATATGAAACAAAATAATATTGACTCCTTTTTTAGTAATGATATGAATCCGTATATGGAACTTATATTTTTTAAAAAGAATGAGTTTATTTGTAGAGAAAATGAAGAGATAGACTATTTATATTTTTTCGTTGAAGGAAAAGCGAAGGCATTTAATACATTAAGTAACGGTAAATCTGTATTATTATGCTTTTATGATAGTTTGCAGCTGTTAGGAGATGTGGAGTTAATTCATTCGCAAAAGACAGCTTCAAACGTACAAGTAATGGCAGATTCATATTGTGTTGGTTTGCCTTTAGGAAAAGTGAGAAATCAACTATTTCATGATGCGAAATTTTTACGATGTATTTGCGGATCGTTAGCACATAAATTAAACCGACTTTCAAAAAATAGTACTATTAATTTACTATATCCACTTGAAAATAGACTTGCGAGTTACATGTTAGCAGCGGGAGAACGAGCGGTGCAGCACGGGAATCGAATTGTATTTAGTGGGAATTTAACGGAAACAGCTGAATTGTTAGGGACGAGTTATCGGCACCTATTACGCACATTAAATATTTTTTGTGATAAAGAGATTATAAAGAAGAACAATGGTTGCTTTGAAGTAGTGAATGTGGATGTTTTGAGGGAATTGGCGGCAGATGTTTATAAGTAG
- a CDS encoding zinc-binding alcohol dehydrogenase family protein: protein MKAIGLHEYLPIEEENSLIDIEVERPVATGRDLLVKINAISVNPVDTKVRSPKDKKEDVAKILGWDASGVVVQTGESCTLFKEGDEVFYAGSITRQGTYSEYHLVDERIVGKKPKTLSDAESAALPLTAITAWEGLFERLGIDYNKRDENTFKNILIIGGAGGVGSIAIQLAKWAGLNVITTASRNETIHWVEKFGADYIINHHQPLQDQILEFGLKDVDYIFCLNNTDQHWQAICELIKPQGKICSIVENEHPLEMGILKSKSATFVWEFMFTKAMYETGDMITQHELLNKVSELLDEGVLKTTLNETFTPINAENIKKAHALLESGSTIGKIVLEKF from the coding sequence ATGAAAGCAATTGGTTTACATGAATACTTACCTATTGAAGAAGAAAACAGTTTAATTGATATTGAAGTTGAAAGACCTGTTGCTACAGGAAGAGATCTACTCGTTAAAATTAACGCTATTTCCGTTAACCCAGTTGATACAAAAGTTCGCTCTCCGAAAGATAAAAAAGAAGATGTAGCGAAAATACTTGGTTGGGATGCTAGTGGTGTTGTCGTGCAAACTGGCGAAAGCTGTACGTTATTTAAAGAAGGCGACGAAGTGTTTTACGCTGGAAGCATTACGAGACAAGGTACATATAGTGAATATCATTTAGTTGATGAAAGAATTGTTGGTAAAAAACCAAAAACGTTAAGTGATGCGGAGTCTGCAGCACTTCCTTTAACAGCTATTACAGCATGGGAAGGTTTATTTGAACGTTTAGGTATTGATTATAATAAAAGAGATGAGAATACATTTAAAAACATTTTAATTATCGGCGGTGCTGGTGGTGTTGGCTCGATTGCAATTCAACTTGCAAAATGGGCTGGACTGAATGTCATCACAACTGCATCCCGCAATGAAACGATACACTGGGTTGAAAAATTTGGTGCCGATTATATCATTAACCATCACCAGCCTTTACAAGATCAAATATTAGAGTTTGGGCTAAAAGACGTAGATTATATTTTCTGCTTAAACAATACAGATCAACATTGGCAAGCAATATGTGAGCTTATTAAACCACAAGGAAAAATTTGCTCTATCGTAGAAAATGAACACCCTCTTGAGATGGGTATTTTAAAAAGTAAAAGTGCTACATTCGTTTGGGAGTTTATGTTCACAAAAGCGATGTATGAAACTGGCGATATGATTACGCAGCACGAACTATTAAATAAAGTAAGTGAACTATTAGATGAAGGCGTTTTAAAGACTACTCTAAATGAAACATTCACACCAATTAACGCTGAAAACATAAAGAAAGCACATGCATTACTTGAAAGCGGAAGTACAATTGGGAAAATCGTTTTAGAAAAGTTTTAA
- the aiiA gene encoding quorum-quenching N-acyl homoserine lactonase AiiA: protein MTVKKLYFIPAGRCMLDQSSVNSTLTPGNLLNLPVWCYLLETEEGPILVDTGMPESAVHNENLFEGTFAEGQILPKMTEEDRIVTILKRVGYKPEDLLYIISSHLHFDHAGGNGAFLNTPIIIQRAEYEAAQHREEYLKECILPDLNYKIIEGDYEVVPGVRLLYTPGHSPGHQSLLIETEKSGPVLLTIDASYTKENFEDEVPFAGFDSELALSSIKRLKEVVMKEKPIVFFGHDIEQEKGCKVFPEYI from the coding sequence ATGACAGTAAAGAAGCTTTATTTCATCCCAGCAGGTCGTTGTATGTTAGATCAATCTTCTGTTAATAGTACGCTCACACCGGGGAATTTATTGAACTTACCTGTATGGTGTTATCTTTTGGAGACAGAAGAGGGGCCTATTTTAGTAGATACAGGTATGCCAGAAAGTGCGGTTCATAATGAAAACTTATTTGAAGGGACATTTGCAGAGGGACAGATTTTGCCGAAAATGACTGAAGAAGATAGAATCGTAACTATTTTAAAACGTGTAGGATATAAGCCGGAAGACCTTCTATATATTATTAGTTCTCACTTGCATTTTGATCATGCAGGAGGAAATGGTGCTTTTTTGAATACGCCAATTATTATACAGCGTGCTGAATATGAGGCAGCGCAGCATAGAGAGGAATATTTGAAAGAGTGCATACTACCAGATTTAAACTACAAAATTATTGAAGGTGATTATGAAGTGGTACCTGGTGTTCGATTATTGTATACACCAGGACATTCTCCAGGGCATCAGTCATTATTAATTGAGACGGAAAAATCCGGTCCTGTATTATTAACGATTGATGCATCTTATACGAAAGAGAATTTTGAAGATGAAGTACCGTTTGCGGGGTTTGATTCGGAATTAGCCTTATCTTCAATTAAACGTTTAAAAGAAGTTGTGATGAAAGAGAAACCGATTGTTTTCTTTGGACACGATATAGAACAGGAAAAGGGATGTAAAGTGTTCCCAGAATATATATAG
- a CDS encoding flavin-containing monooxygenase, which yields MLDVIIIGAGQAGLTMGYYLKQEGYNFLLLEAGNRIGDSWRNRYDSLQLFTPREYSSLPGMILKGERNEFPHKDEIATYLEEYARHFQLPIQLQTEVLKIRKEKEIFELHTPTEILQSKKVIIASGGFHQPFIPSVSENLSSHVFQIHSSQYKSPSQIPQGKVLVVGGGNSGMQIAVELAKTHEVMMSISHPLTFLPLHFFRKSIFNWLEKLGLLYAEVSTKRGKWFQKRKDPIFGFEGKELIRNGAIQLQEKVVSASENNIMFQNGETYSAESIIWSTGFIQNYNWIEIEKAVNENGFPNHVKGISPVGGLYYIGLPWQSQRGSALICGVGKDAAYLLSEIKKIDQ from the coding sequence ATGTTAGATGTAATTATTATTGGAGCGGGTCAAGCTGGATTAACAATGGGATATTACTTGAAGCAAGAAGGATATAATTTTTTATTACTTGAGGCAGGAAACCGAATTGGGGATTCATGGAGAAACAGATATGATTCTTTACAGCTCTTTACACCGAGAGAATATAGTAGTTTACCCGGGATGATATTAAAAGGGGAAAGGAATGAATTTCCACATAAAGATGAAATTGCAACGTATTTAGAAGAATATGCAAGACATTTTCAATTACCAATCCAATTGCAAACGGAAGTTTTAAAAATAAGGAAAGAGAAAGAAATATTTGAATTGCACACTCCTACAGAAATTTTACAATCGAAAAAAGTTATTATCGCATCGGGTGGGTTTCATCAACCATTTATCCCTTCAGTTTCAGAAAATCTTTCATCACATGTTTTTCAAATACATTCATCACAATATAAATCACCATCACAAATTCCACAAGGGAAAGTACTAGTAGTAGGTGGCGGGAATTCAGGAATGCAAATAGCAGTAGAACTTGCAAAAACTCATGAAGTTATGATGTCTATCAGTCATCCTTTAACGTTTTTACCGTTACATTTTTTTAGAAAAAGTATTTTTAATTGGTTAGAAAAATTGGGTTTATTGTATGCTGAAGTTAGTACCAAGAGGGGGAAATGGTTTCAGAAGAGAAAAGATCCTATTTTTGGATTTGAAGGTAAGGAACTCATTCGTAATGGAGCAATACAACTACAGGAAAAAGTAGTAAGTGCATCAGAAAATAACATTATGTTTCAGAACGGTGAAACATATAGTGCAGAAAGTATTATATGGTCAACAGGTTTTATTCAGAATTATAACTGGATTGAAATTGAAAAGGCAGTGAATGAGAATGGATTTCCAAATCATGTAAAGGGGATAAGTCCAGTAGGAGGATTGTATTATATCGGTTTACCGTGGCAGTCTCAAAGAGGTTCTGCACTTATTTGTGGTGTAGGAAAGGATGCGGCGTATTTACTTTCTGAAATCAAAAAAATAGATCAGTAG
- a CDS encoding DUF1048 domain-containing protein, with product MLEIFKKLIGDKKEYRMMMARVAALPEDYQFVFKKIQNYMWNFSTGNGMDMLHIQYELIDLFEAGAAEGRQVLDITGEDVASFADELVANAKTYVSKYREDLNESIMKKLRKK from the coding sequence ATGTTGGAAATATTCAAAAAATTAATTGGTGATAAAAAAGAGTACAGAATGATGATGGCACGTGTTGCAGCACTACCCGAGGACTATCAATTTGTGTTTAAGAAAATTCAAAACTACATGTGGAATTTTTCGACCGGAAACGGTATGGATATGCTGCACATACAGTATGAATTAATCGATTTGTTTGAAGCTGGTGCAGCAGAAGGCAGACAAGTGCTTGACATTACTGGGGAAGACGTAGCATCTTTTGCTGACGAACTAGTGGCAAACGCTAAAACGTATGTCTCCAAGTATCGTGAAGATTTGAATGAAAGTATTATGAAGAAGTTGAGAAAAAAATAA
- a CDS encoding DUF3784 domain-containing protein, producing the protein MTLFASPSLFILAIISFALAYFIGVKQYTWLLSGFNERRVPNKDKLSKIVGLYNLTAGAIATIGSVFTTPNVKILFPIIIIGHVIIAAYVNTRMVH; encoded by the coding sequence ATGACTCTCTTCGCTTCTCCATCATTATTCATACTAGCAATCATTTCATTTGCACTAGCCTATTTCATCGGAGTTAAACAATACACTTGGCTCTTATCAGGATTCAATGAACGCCGTGTGCCAAATAAAGATAAGTTATCAAAAATAGTTGGTCTTTATAATTTAACTGCCGGTGCTATTGCCACAATTGGTAGTGTCTTCACTACTCCTAATGTCAAAATCTTATTTCCTATCATTATAATCGGCCACGTTATAATTGCTGCTTATGTAAATACACGCATGGTGCATTGA
- a CDS encoding glyoxalase superfamily protein yields MITPIFRIFDIEQAKQFYLDFLGFKLDWEHRYEKHMPLYMQISLHDAVIHLSEHHGDASPGGAIRIKIDNVEDYHSILLNQEYAYSKPNIEKTPWDIIELTVNDPFSNRIVFYEER; encoded by the coding sequence ATGATTACACCTATATTTAGAATTTTTGATATTGAACAAGCAAAGCAATTTTATTTAGATTTTTTAGGATTTAAACTGGATTGGGAACATCGGTATGAGAAACATATGCCATTATATATGCAAATTTCATTGCATGATGCTGTAATACATTTATCAGAACATCATGGAGATGCTTCGCCAGGTGGTGCGATTCGCATCAAAATAGATAATGTAGAGGATTATCATTCTATATTATTGAATCAAGAATATGCTTATTCAAAGCCAAATATAGAAAAAACACCTTGGGATATAATTGAATTAACTGTAAATGATCCGTTTTCAAATAGAATCGTATTTTATGAGGAGAGATAG
- a CDS encoding serine hydrolase domain-containing protein, which produces MNLKSNDIYEKMNQYSVAGLSLAIIRDGKLDETIAFGTLESRTTRTVTTNSIFNSCSISKFITTMLVLTLSDQEIIHLDEDINDRPTSWNIPTNLFTSQKKVTLRNLLSHQSGIIDPPNSFGHYTFAQGRPNMSELLAGKTSYCPVPIEITYKPESEFHYSDANFCIIELLLEDITGKPFNLLLEEYIIQPLQLKNSTVFSSEDINKMETFACEHNKNGTVTNEKYPFYPFAAASGIWTTPTDLSTLVIEIIHSLQGKGKLKLSQKTVQDMISPQGCSKWTGLGVFLDNSNEDLQIYSLGWGVGFQCMMVCYPYRGNGAVIMTNTDLGVHQMEGIIGDVLKMLSL; this is translated from the coding sequence ATGAACTTAAAAAGTAACGATATATACGAAAAAATGAACCAATATTCCGTTGCAGGTTTAAGCCTTGCTATTATACGTGATGGCAAACTAGACGAAACGATTGCCTTTGGAACGCTTGAATCTAGAACAACTAGAACTGTCACTACGAATTCTATATTCAACTCTTGTTCAATTAGTAAATTCATCACTACAATGCTCGTACTAACGTTATCAGATCAAGAAATCATACATTTAGATGAAGACATAAATGATAGACCCACATCTTGGAACATACCTACCAACCTATTTACCTCACAGAAAAAAGTCACCCTGCGAAATTTATTAAGTCACCAATCTGGAATTATTGATCCTCCTAATAGTTTTGGACATTATACATTTGCACAAGGGCGACCAAACATGTCTGAACTCCTTGCCGGTAAAACATCCTATTGCCCAGTACCAATAGAAATAACTTATAAACCAGAAAGCGAATTTCACTACTCCGATGCAAACTTTTGTATTATTGAACTACTACTTGAAGATATAACTGGAAAACCATTCAATCTTTTACTTGAAGAATATATCATTCAGCCACTCCAGCTAAAAAATAGTACAGTATTCTCTTCTGAAGATATAAATAAAATGGAGACCTTTGCTTGCGAGCATAATAAAAATGGCACCGTTACAAATGAAAAGTATCCATTTTATCCCTTCGCAGCTGCTTCAGGTATTTGGACAACACCAACAGACTTATCAACTTTAGTAATTGAAATCATTCATTCCTTACAAGGAAAGGGCAAACTAAAACTTTCTCAAAAAACAGTACAAGATATGATTTCACCTCAAGGTTGCTCAAAATGGACTGGATTAGGGGTTTTTCTAGATAATTCTAATGAAGACTTACAAATATATTCACTTGGATGGGGCGTTGGATTTCAATGTATGATGGTTTGTTATCCATACCGGGGTAATGGTGCTGTTATTATGACGAACACTGACTTAGGTGTTCATCAAATGGAAGGGATTATTGGTGACGTCTTAAAAATGTTATCCTTATAA
- a CDS encoding PadR family transcriptional regulator: MENLTEMLKGSLEGCVLEIISRRETYGYEITRYLNDLGFTEVVEGTVYTILVRLEKKKLVNIEKKPSDMGPPRKFYSLNEAGRQELELFWKKWDFVSSKINVLKSN; encoded by the coding sequence ATGGAAAATTTAACTGAAATGTTGAAAGGTTCACTGGAAGGGTGTGTACTGGAAATCATCAGCCGCCGTGAAACGTACGGCTATGAGATTACCCGCTACCTGAATGATCTTGGGTTTACCGAAGTCGTAGAAGGGACGGTTTATACTATCCTCGTACGATTAGAAAAGAAAAAGCTTGTGAATATTGAAAAGAAACCATCAGATATGGGGCCGCCTCGTAAGTTTTATTCATTAAATGAAGCAGGCCGTCAGGAACTTGAATTGTTTTGGAAAAAATGGGATTTTGTATCTTCAAAAATTAACGTCTTGAAGTCAAACTAG